The genomic interval tatatatatatatatatatatactatattacGCGATTCCAAGCTTCTTCCTCCGTTCCACAATGAAGTCATAAACTCTGTTTTGGTCAGGCAGTACTTTGGCGACGCTCTCCTTTTCCATGCACCTCTTGGCCCATCTCACGAGTTTTGGGCACTCTGCTCCCACGCTGAAGTTCCCAAATGTCTCGAACACGTAGAACCAACTGTAAAAGGGCACCAGAGTAATGTCCACCAGCCCAATATTTTCGCCACCAAAGTAAGTCCTTTCCCCAAGCTCTGCTTCCAACAGCTTGAAGCACTCTATCAGCTCTTTCCTTGCAGCTGCTTGGTCCTCCCCTGTCCCCGTCCACAGTCGTCGCCCTATGTAGTGTATCTGATACACAGTATTGCCAAGTGTTAATTAGGTCCAGGCATAGCTAAATTGAGGATAAAAAGATTGTTATGCGTGGAACTATAAATTAAATTGAGGACCAAAATTTATGTAGAACCTAACCTTTTTGTCAACGAAGTCGGCCCAAAACCTTGCTTGGGCTCGGTGGTAGGGATCAGAAGGCAGCAGAGGAGACTTGTCATTCCACACCTCGTCAATGTATTGAACTATTATGAGAGATTCACACAGAGGCTTCCCCTTGTGGATCAGAACAGGGATCTTCTTGTGAACAGGGTTGGTGATGAGAAGCAGAGGGCTCTTGTTGCTCACATCTTCTTCTCTGGATTCATACTCTATGCCCTTTTCGCCCAACGCGATTTTGACCCTCATTGGAAAAGGGCTCACCCACGAACCCAACAGGACAACCCTTTCGTCTGCCATAGTTAACAAATTACTACCTAAGCTGCAAATCAACTCAAGTATCGGAGAATGAACGAAGATGGAGCGAGGAGAACAAGTAATTTATAGGGGGATGGGGAAGGCGGTGTGGAGTTGGCTCTAGGGGTGGCTTCTTGTCGTTGGCGTCATGGCTTGGATCAGAGATTATGCTAGGATTAGATATATGCGcaacaattaatattcaaaatggTGTGGAAGAACGTAGATGTGATGATGTTAAGCGTGGGCAGGAGGTTACTTCATTTGACTTTCAACGAGGACAAATCTCTGGTTAGGTAAGAAAGCTTGGGCtcaaagttggaaagaaaaagGTCGTAATTTTGGGTTGCAGTAAATGGTAAAGTTCTTCGAACTTACTTTATTCACTATATGGAAGTATTAATTTTAACCTATTATTGGCATGCACTACTTGTATGTTCCAtgattctttatttttttgaagttctttaaaataattataaaaaaaaataaagaattaaaaagTATATGAACTTTTCGGGATGATTATAAATAGTTATtagagtattttgaaataattataagTCATTATAGAGATCAATTTAATTTTGAAGTTCTTTTAGAGTGGCTTGTTTTGTTGCTAATTAGTTTGGTGACCATTTTGAAAAATAAGTGAAGTAAAGATAACCAAATCATTGGTTATCTAATCCATTTGCTTATTCTAGAAAATAGAATTGTTCCTTTAttctaatttttgaaaagaaaaaataacagaaatctTTTTTCAAAAAGTTATAGGTTCGAGAGTATAATTACAAATAGGAAAGGTAACTCTTTAACTTTCTTTAAGTGGAATTAAAGAATTAACATCTTAAAGCACTCTTTTTAAGAATAGTTACTGCTCTTATCTTGCATATGTGTCTTCcttaaaaaaagggaaaaaaaactattttttgaaattaatttgATCGAATTTCACAAGAAATGGAGGTAATTAGAACCAATCAACCACCTACAAAGGTTGACCACTTGTAAAAGACAAgcctctaatttttatttttattttgaaaaacttttgaGTTACCCTACTCTTTGAAAAATCTCATGGAAGTCTCACTACTTTGTGTTTTTTCAAAACAtcacacaaaaaatataaaaatgtaaaAACACAAGACAAAtgaaaaaatgttataaaatatgcagaaaaataaataaagatgagacagaaatttacgtggttcggctatgcctactccgCGAGTAGATGagataaaaaacttcactattttggaaggaattacaagatgatttaaAACTGACATTGTACAAAATATCTTCGATcttgtacaagatatctctcttctctttatctctcctcttctttctatatgcttacttacttcaagcatgcaaatgtgtatacaagcatgcaatgtgtgtgtaccaaatgagagggagagggtgcccttttataggacAATATGGATAGCAAAACATTTATTAGGGTGGATGTCACCTATATATTAATTTCTTCTATTAAGATCTTTAAGATATCTCATTCTaatgagatgaaccaatttcttaaatgttgtagtaggcaaagttttggtgaacaaatatgttagattatcacttgatcggatctaCTAAACATTTGTATCACCATTTttctggagttcatgtgtatagaaaaattttggagagAAATGTTTTGTTCTTTCACCCATTTTGTATCCTCTTTTTAGTTGAGTTATACATGCAttgttgtcttcatataaaactattagaatatccttaattgattgaagaccacaatttgcttggatatgagaaatcattgatctgaGTCACACACATTCTCTACTAACTTCAAGGATATCTAGTATTTCATAATGATTTGAGGATGTTGCTGTAATCGTCTACTTTACTGGTTTCTAAGATATAATCGTTTTTCtgtaaataaatacatatctAGTTTGAGATTTAACATTGTGAGGATTAGATAGATAGTcagcatctgcatatcctactagttaagatttggaatcaaatgagtagaatagacccaaatcaTATGTACCTTtcaaatagcgtagaatgtgcttaattccattccaaTGTCGCCGAGTAGGAGTAGAACTATaccttgctagtagatttacagcaaatgcaatgtcgACTCTTGTACAATTGACCAGATACATTAGAGAACCaataacacttaaatatggtactttagaatcaagtaattcctccccctcatcatgaagttaaaatggatccttcttaacatcaagtgatcgtaCCATCATTGGAGATTCCAAAGGATGAAttttgtccatatagaattgccttaatatcttttcgatatgtttaaattgatgaacaagaattccgccatttacatgttcaatctgtaggtCAAGACAATAtcttgtctttcctaaatctttcatctcaaattccatcattaaataattagcagctttagtgagctcttcaggagtcctaactaaattcaaatcatcaacataaacaacaattataacaaattcagattctgatcttttaataaaaacacatggACAAATTGaatcatttatgaatccttctttcacaaggtactcccTTAAtcaattgtaccacatgcgtccATATTACtataatccatataaagaacgttggagtttaattgaatataaatttttagGTTTTGCTTCGGacaatttaaatccttcagggatttttatataaatttcattatccaatgATTCCTATACGTATGTTGCTACTGCGTCCATTAGATGCATGCTTAGTTGTTCAGCGACTTCTAtcccaattaagaatctgaaagtgattccatcaattatgggagaatatgtctcctcataatcaattgcGGGTGTTTGTGAGAAACCTTGGGCCACGATACTTGCTTTATATCGagatttcattattttcattttacttgtgttcaaat from Malania oleifera isolate guangnan ecotype guangnan chromosome 9, ASM2987363v1, whole genome shotgun sequence carries:
- the LOC131163875 gene encoding probable glutathione S-transferase; protein product: MADERVVLLGSWVSPFPMRVKIALGEKGIEYESREEDVSNKSPLLLITNPVHKKIPVLIHKGKPLCESLIIVQYIDEVWNDKSPLLPSDPYHRAQARFWADFVDKKIHYIGRRLWTGTGEDQAAARKELIECFKLLEAELGERTYFGGENIGLVDITLVPFYSWFYVFETFGNFSVGAECPKLVRWAKRCMEKESVAKVLPDQNRVYDFIVERRKKLGIA